GGCCAAAGCGGTGCCGGGAAAAGCTCCCTGCTGAGCGCCCTGTGCGGCTTTCTGCCCTACCAGGGGTCACTGCTTATCAACGGCATCGAGCTCAGAACGCTGGATGCAGAGCACTGGCGCAGGCAACTGAGCCTGGTCGGGCAAAACCCGCAACTTCCCGCCCCTACCCTGCGGGATAATCTGCTGCTGGGGATGCCCGATGCCAGTGAACAACAGCTTGATGAAGTTATGGCGCTGACCGGGGTGAGTGAGTTTATTCACCGCCTGCCGGGCGGGCTGGATACGGAGCCTGGCGATCAGGCTGTCCGGCTGTCAGTGGGCCAGGCCCAGCGCATTGCCGTGGCCCGGGCGCTCCTCGCCCCGCGCCGCTTACTGCTGCTGGATGAGCCTTCCGCCAGCCTGGATGCGGGCAGCGAACGCTGGGTTATGTCGGCCCTGGATCAGGCCTCGCGCCAGCAAACGACCATTCTGGTTACCCACCAGCTGGATCTGGTCGCCCGCTGGGATCAAATCTGGGTTATGCGTAACGGGCAGATAGTCCAGCAGGGGGATTACCCGACCCTGAGCCAACAACCCGGCCCCTTCAGCGATTTACTGGCGTGGCGCAAGGAGGAAATATAATGCGCGATCTGTGGCCCTGGCTGGCCCTTTACCGCCGCCATAAAGGCATGCTGACGCTTGGCGTGATTCTGGCGATTGTGACACTGCTGGCCAGTATTGGCCTGCTGACCCTGTCTGGCTGGTTTTTATCCGCCTCGGCGCTGGCCGGTATTGCCGGGCTCTACACCTTTAACTATATGCTCCCTGCCGCCGGTGTGCGCGGCGCGGCTATTATCCGCACCGCCGGGCGCTATTTTGAGCGCCTGGTCAGCCACGACGCGACCTTCCGGGTGCTCAGACACCTGCGGGTGAAAACGTTCAGCAGCCTGCTGCCGCTCTCTTCAGCAAGCCGGGCCAGCATTCGCCAGGGCGACCTGCTTAACCGGCTGGTGGCAGATGTCGACACCCTTGACCACCTCTATCTGCGGGTTATCTCGCCGCTGGTGGGGGCGCTGGTGGTTATCCTTGTGGTGACCTTCTCACTGAGCTGGATTGATCTGCACCTTGCGCTGACGCTCGGGGCGATTTTGCTGCTCTCCCTGTTGCTGCTGCCGCCCCTGTTCTACCGGGCCGGAAAACCGGCCGGGGAAGCGATAACCGCCCAGCGCAGTATTTATCGCCAGCAGCTGATGGAGTGGCTCCAGGGCCACACGGAGCTGACCATCTTCGGTGCCAGCGCACGCTACCGGGCGGCACTGGATGAAAGCGAACAGCGCTGGATGGACGCCCAGCGCCGCCAGGCGGAACTGAGTGCCTTATCCCAGAGCGTGATGCTGCTGCTGACGGCCGTCGCGGTACTGACCATGTTGTGGATGGCCTCCGCCCCGCCCGGGGGGAGCACGGCCCCCGGGGCGCTGATTGCCCTGTTTGTGTTCTGTGCAATGGCCTGTTTTGAGGCGCTGGCACCGGTAACCGGCGCATTTCAGCATCTGGGCCAGGTGGCGAGCTCTGCCCGGCGTTTAAGCCAGATAACCCGCCAGCAGCCGGCGGTGACATTCCCGGCCCGTTCGGCCCCTGCCCCCGCCGACGCCAGCCTGACCATTCGCGATCTGACCTTCAGCTACCCGGGGGCCGGTGAGCCGGTGCTCCGTTCCGTTAATCTACAGATTCACCCCGGCCAGCGGGTGGTGATCCTTGGCCAGACCGGGTGTGGCAAATCCACCCTGCTGAGCCTGATTACCCGCAGCCTGGATCCGCAGCAGGGTGATATTCAGCTTTCCGGCCACGGGCTGCGCGAATTTGATGAAGCGACCCTGCGCGCCAGCACCAGCGTGGTTCCCCAGCGTACCCATCTGTTCAGCGCCACCCTGCGCGATAACTTGCTGCTGGCAAACCCGGCAGCCAGCGACGACATGCTGTGCGATGTGCTGACCAGAACCGGCCTGCAGGCTCTGCTGGAGGGGGACGGTCTTAATGCCTGGATTGGCGAAGGCGGGCGCCAGCTCTCCGGCGGTGAGGGGCGGCGGATGGGGATTGCCCGGGCGCTGCTGCACGATGCGCCGTTGATGCTGCTCGATGAGCCCACAGAAGGGCTGGACGCGGAAACCGAGCGCCAGATAATCAATTTGCTAATGGAAACCACCCGGGGAAAAACCTTACTAATGGTCACTCACCGGTTGCACGGGTTAGCCGCATTTGATCATATAATCGTGATGGACGGCGGCGAAATTACTGAGCAGGGTAATCATGCCGAACTGCTGGCAAAACGGGGGCGTTATTATCAGTTCTGCCAGCGCCTGTCACCCGTGACTGAACCTTAACCCTGGACATTCTGGTCGGAGAATTTTGCCCCTATGCGTCTTGTGCAGCTTTCCCGTCATTCCATTGCGTTTCCCCCACCGGAAGGTGCACTGCGCGAGCCTAACGGGCTACTGGCCCTGGGGGGTGATCTCACCCCGGCCCGCCTGATGATGGCCTACCGCAACGGCATTTTCCCGTGGTTTTCCCCGGGCGACCCGATTTTATGGTGGTCGCCGGATCCCCGGGCGGTGCTCTACCCGGAGCAGCTGCATATCAGCCGCAGCTTCCGGCGCTTTCTGCATAAAACCCGGCTGCGGGTTACCCTGAACTACGACTTTGACGCCGTGATAGCCGGCTGCGCCAGCGATCGCGAGGAAGGCACCTGGATAACCCCGGAAGTGAACGCCGGATACCGCCAGCTCCACGAGCTGGGCCACGCCCACTCCCTGGAAGTGTGGGACGGTGATGCGCTGGTTGGCGGTATGTACGGGGTCGCCCTGGGCAAACTGTTTTGCGGCGAGTCGATGTTCAGCCGCCAGGAGAATGCATCAAAAACCGCACTATTTGCGTTCTGCCAGCATTTTATCCGCCAGGGCGGGCAGCTGATTGACTGCCAGGTGCTCAACCCCCATACAGCGTCACTCGGGGCGACGGAGATCCCCCGCCAGCAGTATCTGGCCCATATTGGCGATTTACTTCCCCAGCCCCTTCCCGCCCGTTGCTGGCTCGCCCAGGAGCTGGCCTACCGGCTGGAATAATGTTTCAGCATAATTTGATTAACGGTGTTATAATCTGCGCACAGAATTGTTCTGCCCGTTGCCCTGCCGCCGTTTGGGACTCCGCACCTGATAACACCCGGTTTATCACCCCGCTCCCTTGCACGCTTGCGCTATCAGTATTACTGACGCAGATGAGGCATGGCGGGTTGCGGCCAGCGGGCTGAATGGATGATTAATAAGCAGGAATTCTTTACATAATACGTGAACTTCGGCATTATCTTGCCGGTTCAAACTTATGGTAGTGATACCCCCGAGGATTAGATGGCCAAAGAAGACAATATTGAAATGCAGGGTACCGTTCTGGAAACGTTACCTAACACCATGTTCCGCGTTGAGCTGGAAAACGGTCACGTGGTAACCGCTCATATCTCCGGTAAAATGCGCAAAAACTACATCCGCATTCTGACGGGCGACAAAGTGACTGTTGAACTGACCCCGTACGACCTGAGCAAAGGCCGCATTGTCTTCCGTAGTCGCTGATATTGTGTCTTCCGCGGGCTGAGTGGCGGCGGAAACAGATATAAAAAAGCCGGGCATTTGTGCCCGGCTTTTCTTTTGCGTTACGGCACTCAGTGCGCCGCTTCCGGTTTGTGCTTCTGGGCACTGTGGAAGTTGTAGGTCAGCTTGTCCTGGTCTTTATCAAGAGCCACAACCACCTGGCCGCCATCCACCAGCGAGCCAAACAGCAGCTCGTTCGCCAGCGGTTTTTTCAGGTTATCCTGAATCACCCGCGACATGGGGCGGGCGCCCATTGCGCGATCGTAGCCCTTCTCAGCCAGCCAGTCCCGGGCTTCCTGGCTCACTTCCAGAGAGACCCCTTTCTGATCCAGCTGCACCTGGAGTTCAACAATAAATTTATCGACCACCTGGTGGATAACCTCTGTAGACAGGTGGTTGAACCAGATAATGTTGTCCAGACGGTTGCGGAACTCTGGCGTAAAGATCTTTTTGATCTCTTCCATCGCATCGGTGCTGTTATCCTGGCGAATAAGACCAATGGATTTACGCTCCGTTTCGCGGACCCCGGCGTTAGTGGTCATCACCAGCACCACGTTACGGAAATCGGCTTTGCGGCCGTTGTTATCGGTCAGCGTGCCGTTATCCATCACCTGGAGCAGCAGGTTGAACACATCCGGGTGCGCTTTTTCTATCTCATCAAGCAGCAGCACCGCGTGGGGATGCTTAATAACTGCATCGGTCAGCAGGCCGCCCTGATCAAAGCCCACATATCCCGGAGGCGCACCAATCAGGCGGCTCACCGTGTGGCGCTCCATATATTCGGACATATCAAACCGTAACAGTTCGATCCCCATCGCCTTCGCCAGCTGAACGGTCACCTCCGTTTTCCCGACCCCGGTTGGGCCGGCAAACAGGAAAGAGCCCACCGGCTTGTGCTCATGGCCCAGCCCCGCGCGGCTCATCTTGATAGCCTCAGTCAGCGCTTCGATGGCTTTATCCTGGCCGAATACCAGCATTTTCAGGCGATCGTTAAGGTTCTTCAGGGTATCGCGATCGCTGCGGGAGACGCTTTTCTCCGGAATACGGGCAATGCGCGCCACCACAGATTCAATATCCGGCACATTCACGGTTTTCTTGCGTTTGCTGGCGGGCATTAAGCGCGCCCTGGCCCCCGCTTCATCGATAACGTCGATGGCTTTATCCGGCAGGTGGCGGTCATTAATATATTTCACCGCCAGCTCTACCGCCGCCCGAATCGCTTTCGCCGTGTAGCGGACATCGTGGTGCGCTTCATATTTCGGTTTCAGGCCGTTGATTATCTGTACGGTCTCTTCAACAGAAGGCTCGGTGATATCTATCTTCTGGAAACGACGCGCCAGGGCGCGGTCTTTTTCAAAGATATTGCTGAATTCCTGATAGGTGGTCGAACCGATGACCCGGATCTTACCGCCAGACAACAGCGGTTTAATCAGGTTAGCCGCATCCACCTGGCCCCCGGAAGCGGCACCCGCCCCGATGATGGTGTGGATCTCATCAATAAACAGGATGCTGCTCGTATCCTGCTCAAGCTGCTTTAACAGCGCCTTGAAGCGCTTTTCAAAATCGCCGCGGTATTTTGTCCCCGCCAGCAGCGAGCCAATATCCAGCGAATAGATAGTGCAGTCGGCCATGACCTCCGGCACGTCGCCCTGGACAATACGCCAGGCCAGCCCTTCGGCGATGGCGGTTTTACCCACCCCGGATTCCCCGACCAGCAGCGGGTTATTTTTGCGCCGACGACACAGCACCTGGATGGCACGCTCCAGCTCTTTTTCGCGGCCAATCAGCGGATCAATCCCCCCGACCCGGGCAAGTTGATTGAGGTTGGTTGTGAAGTTTTCCATCCGTTCCTCCCCGCCTGGCTGCTCATCAGTATTGGGCTGGTTGTCCGCGGTGCCGCCGGAAGCATCACCAGATTCGTCTTTCCGGGTTCCGTGGGAAATAAAATTCACCACGTCCAGACGGCTCACTTCATGTTTACGCAGCAGATACGCTGCCTGAGACTCCTGTTCGCTAAAAATAGCGACCAGCACATTGGCCCCGGTCACTTCATTACGGCCAGAGGACTGTACGTGGAATACCGCGCGTTGCAGGACTCGCTGAAAACTCAGCGTGGGTTGAGTATCACGCTCTTCGACACTTTCCGGTAATACCGGCGTAGTCTGTTCGATGAAGGCTTCGAGCTCCTGACGTAGCGCCGCCAGATCTACCGAGCACGCTTCCAGTGCTTCGCGAGCAGATGGATTACTAAGCAGTGCCAGCAGCAGATGTTCCACAGTCATGAACTCATGACGGTGCTCACGCGCTCTGGCGAAAGCCATATTTAAACTGAGCTCCAGTTCTTGATTGAGCATAGGCACCTCCCCCAATTTGCATGCCTGAGCCGGCACCCCGGTCAGGCTTGTTCCAGCGTACACAATAGCGGATGCTCGTTTTCCCTCGCATACTTATTGACCATCGCCACTTTCGTCTCGGCGACTTCTGCAGTGAAAACACCGCATATGGCTTTCCCCTGATAGTGAACAGTCAACATCAATTGCGTCGCTCGCTCAACATCATAAGAAAAGAACTTTTGTAACACGTCAATGACAAATTCCATCGGCGTGTAATCATCATTCATTAACAATACTTTATACATGGACGGCGGTTGCAGCGTTTCACGCGTTTTGCCCTCCAGTAGCTGGTCAAAATCCAGCCAGTCGTTCGTTTTACTCATTGCCTGTCATCATCATGGGTTAATTGTGCTCAGGTTGCGTAACAAGTTGGGCGGATCTGGCGGCCGGAATGGCCGGGTCAAACGTAATTTCGGGAACAGCCTCACACTTATCGCCATAAATGTATCAAAAAAGCTGCCAAATGCACCGATTAAGCGAACCAGATCACAATAATGCCAATAGCGTTAACTGCTTCAAAGTTTGGCGAAAATTCCCCCTGCGGCCCCGTAACATCCCTTGACGCACTGTCTGAATTATCTACATTGTACAGTCGTGAGCTGGCGATGATTTGAACAGATCTCACGCACCGGAACATTCCATCAATACGTATTTCGAAGGATGTCACAGCATGGAGACGGGTACTGTTAAATGGTTCAATAACGCCAAAGGGTTTGGGTTTATCTGTCCCGAAGGCGGCGGCGAAGACATCTTCGCACATTATTCAACCATCCAGATGGATGGTTACAGAACACTCAAAGCCGGTCAGACTGTCAGATTCGATGTACACCAGGGCCCGAAAGGCAACCACGCCAGTGTCATCGTACCGATTCACAATGAAGAAATTGCCGCATAATTTGTTCATTGTGTACATCCCGCAGTCAAAATGCCAGCCGCACCGGCTGGCATTTTTATACCCATGATGCAACAACCACCAGAATAACCAGATAAGGGCGCTTTCCCCGGTTTTCAAGGCAGCGCGCCGAAACGTCAGTCCGCCCGCCCCCTGGCAAGCCACAGCACCCGGGAGAACATTTTACGAAACAGCCCCGGAATAGACTCCGCCCCCCGGTGGCTGGCTTCAATGGCCACCTCTATGGCCAGATCCGGTTTTGACGAGCGGTGGATAGCTTTGGTGATCACCCGGCGCATGTTCATCGGCACGCTTTCCGGGATCTGCGCAACCCGGTGGAACACATCGCTAAACCCCTGGCGATACATAAAATGCTCCATATCCATCGCCGGTAATACCGTCAGGTGTTCCCGCTCCTGCTCCCGGTTATTATCCAGCAGCCCTCTGACGGTTGCGGCATATTTTTTCCCTGCGTCGTCACCATCCACCAGGACATGCCATTCGATCCCCATCCGCCGGGCAAATTTTATCAGCGGGCGCAGCCCGGACTGGGCGAACTCGATCACTTTAATGCCTTCGGCATCAAAATGGTGACCACACTGGCGCGCCAGCTCATTCATCACCCAGACTTCCGTCTCCCCTTCTACCAGTAACCAGCAGCGGGCAAACAGCGACGAGGCGCGATTAAAGCGGATATGAAACGCAATCCGCCGGCTGTCTTCCGCATTCATTCCCCCGGGGCCAAGCCGCCACGCGGCAACTTTGCCGGATTCACGCACCAGGCGACAGACATTTTCCACCGGCGTCAGTGACAGTAACTCACCGGAGTTTGTGGTGGTCACTTTTTGCAGCGGCAGCAAGTTGAGCAACTGCCAGGCCACCGAAAGCATAATCGGGTGCAGGCGGGTTTCCGGATCTTCAATCAGCAGCAGCGGCCGGGCGTCCCGGTCCAGGCGAATATTGCCTTTGGCGTGCAACAGTGTGGCGAACATTCCCAGCAGGATCATCCGGTGGGAGCGGCCATTGGGCCGCTCGATCATCCGGTTTATCACATCCAGATAGCGCCAACTGCGCTGCTCATCATAGGAGCGCCGCCGCATCAGCCGTCGGCTGCTGGTGCTGGCGCTCTGTTCAGAAAAATAGTGCTCCAGCAGTTGCACCATGGCGGATAACCCCTGGCGCAGCTGGCTGTCGGTTAAATGCTGCGGGCGGGAGACCAGCTCCCGGGCCAGCAGATCCAGCTGGCGGGCGGTCATTTCTGTTTCCGGCTGTTCTGGCACGGTTCCGCTGCGAATACGGCGTAAAAAACGCGCATCGCGCAGGCGCAATACCGGGTTCAGGCGCGTAATATGGCAGGCTATCTCATCAATATTATCAAGCGGGATAGACTCGCCACCGTTATTAAGAAAGCTGCGCAGTGTCAGCACTGAGCCGTCATCCGCCAGCTCACCTTCCAGCCGGTAGAAAATACGGTGGTTTTCATCATCGCCGTCAATCCAGACCGGCGACAGGCAGCGATAGCGGCGCCCCAGGCGATGGCCCGGCTCCGCCTCACGCAGGGTAAGCACAATATGCAGATGATGTTCGCGACCGTTTATTTCCCCGGGGGGGAAATAAAAGTCATCCCGGGTAAAGTGGTATAACTCCCCGGAGGGGGCCAGCAGCAGTGTCAGGGCATCCAGCAGGCTGGATTTACCCCAGGCATTCTCCCCTATCAGGACATTATCCTGATCCAGATTCAGCGACAGGCGATTAATGCCGCGAAAACCCACTATCTCTACCCGCTCCAGAAACATAGCTCCTCCTGGTTTACTCCCTGGTACGTTGTACCTTTGATCCGAGTATAGTCAGATTTTCATAGCGTTAGCACGCCCATTTCACCGGAAATAGCGAAATGAGTAGGATAATTCTCAGTTAT
This Shimwellia blattae DSM 4481 = NBRC 105725 DNA region includes the following protein-coding sequences:
- a CDS encoding ATP-dependent endonuclease; protein product: MFLERVEIVGFRGINRLSLNLDQDNVLIGENAWGKSSLLDALTLLLAPSGELYHFTRDDFYFPPGEINGREHHLHIVLTLREAEPGHRLGRRYRCLSPVWIDGDDENHRIFYRLEGELADDGSVLTLRSFLNNGGESIPLDNIDEIACHITRLNPVLRLRDARFLRRIRSGTVPEQPETEMTARQLDLLARELVSRPQHLTDSQLRQGLSAMVQLLEHYFSEQSASTSSRRLMRRRSYDEQRSWRYLDVINRMIERPNGRSHRMILLGMFATLLHAKGNIRLDRDARPLLLIEDPETRLHPIMLSVAWQLLNLLPLQKVTTTNSGELLSLTPVENVCRLVRESGKVAAWRLGPGGMNAEDSRRIAFHIRFNRASSLFARCWLLVEGETEVWVMNELARQCGHHFDAEGIKVIEFAQSGLRPLIKFARRMGIEWHVLVDGDDAGKKYAATVRGLLDNNREQEREHLTVLPAMDMEHFMYRQGFSDVFHRVAQIPESVPMNMRRVITKAIHRSSKPDLAIEVAIEASHRGAESIPGLFRKMFSRVLWLARGRAD
- the cspD gene encoding cold shock-like protein CspD, whose protein sequence is METGTVKWFNNAKGFGFICPEGGGEDIFAHYSTIQMDGYRTLKAGQTVRFDVHQGPKGNHASVIVPIHNEEIAA
- the clpA gene encoding ATP-dependent Clp protease ATP-binding subunit ClpA, which encodes MLNQELELSLNMAFARAREHRHEFMTVEHLLLALLSNPSAREALEACSVDLAALRQELEAFIEQTTPVLPESVEERDTQPTLSFQRVLQRAVFHVQSSGRNEVTGANVLVAIFSEQESQAAYLLRKHEVSRLDVVNFISHGTRKDESGDASGGTADNQPNTDEQPGGEERMENFTTNLNQLARVGGIDPLIGREKELERAIQVLCRRRKNNPLLVGESGVGKTAIAEGLAWRIVQGDVPEVMADCTIYSLDIGSLLAGTKYRGDFEKRFKALLKQLEQDTSSILFIDEIHTIIGAGAASGGQVDAANLIKPLLSGGKIRVIGSTTYQEFSNIFEKDRALARRFQKIDITEPSVEETVQIINGLKPKYEAHHDVRYTAKAIRAAVELAVKYINDRHLPDKAIDVIDEAGARARLMPASKRKKTVNVPDIESVVARIARIPEKSVSRSDRDTLKNLNDRLKMLVFGQDKAIEALTEAIKMSRAGLGHEHKPVGSFLFAGPTGVGKTEVTVQLAKAMGIELLRFDMSEYMERHTVSRLIGAPPGYVGFDQGGLLTDAVIKHPHAVLLLDEIEKAHPDVFNLLLQVMDNGTLTDNNGRKADFRNVVLVMTTNAGVRETERKSIGLIRQDNSTDAMEEIKKIFTPEFRNRLDNIIWFNHLSTEVIHQVVDKFIVELQVQLDQKGVSLEVSQEARDWLAEKGYDRAMGARPMSRVIQDNLKKPLANELLFGSLVDGGQVVVALDKDQDKLTYNFHSAQKHKPEAAH
- the aat gene encoding leucyl/phenylalanyl-tRNA--protein transferase, whose amino-acid sequence is MRLVQLSRHSIAFPPPEGALREPNGLLALGGDLTPARLMMAYRNGIFPWFSPGDPILWWSPDPRAVLYPEQLHISRSFRRFLHKTRLRVTLNYDFDAVIAGCASDREEGTWITPEVNAGYRQLHELGHAHSLEVWDGDALVGGMYGVALGKLFCGESMFSRQENASKTALFAFCQHFIRQGGQLIDCQVLNPHTASLGATEIPRQQYLAHIGDLLPQPLPARCWLAQELAYRLE
- the cydC gene encoding heme ABC transporter ATP-binding protein/permease CydC; protein product: MRDLWPWLALYRRHKGMLTLGVILAIVTLLASIGLLTLSGWFLSASALAGIAGLYTFNYMLPAAGVRGAAIIRTAGRYFERLVSHDATFRVLRHLRVKTFSSLLPLSSASRASIRQGDLLNRLVADVDTLDHLYLRVISPLVGALVVILVVTFSLSWIDLHLALTLGAILLLSLLLLPPLFYRAGKPAGEAITAQRSIYRQQLMEWLQGHTELTIFGASARYRAALDESEQRWMDAQRRQAELSALSQSVMLLLTAVAVLTMLWMASAPPGGSTAPGALIALFVFCAMACFEALAPVTGAFQHLGQVASSARRLSQITRQQPAVTFPARSAPAPADASLTIRDLTFSYPGAGEPVLRSVNLQIHPGQRVVILGQTGCGKSTLLSLITRSLDPQQGDIQLSGHGLREFDEATLRASTSVVPQRTHLFSATLRDNLLLANPAASDDMLCDVLTRTGLQALLEGDGLNAWIGEGGRQLSGGEGRRMGIARALLHDAPLMLLDEPTEGLDAETERQIINLLMETTRGKTLLMVTHRLHGLAAFDHIIVMDGGEITEQGNHAELLAKRGRYYQFCQRLSPVTEP
- the infA gene encoding translation initiation factor IF-1; this encodes MAKEDNIEMQGTVLETLPNTMFRVELENGHVVTAHISGKMRKNYIRILTGDKVTVELTPYDLSKGRIVFRSR
- the clpS gene encoding ATP-dependent Clp protease adapter ClpS; translated protein: MSKTNDWLDFDQLLEGKTRETLQPPSMYKVLLMNDDYTPMEFVIDVLQKFFSYDVERATQLMLTVHYQGKAICGVFTAEVAETKVAMVNKYARENEHPLLCTLEQA